In a genomic window of Telopea speciosissima isolate NSW1024214 ecotype Mountain lineage chromosome 5, Tspe_v1, whole genome shotgun sequence:
- the LOC122662917 gene encoding uncharacterized protein LOC122662917, giving the protein MAAINASLLAIISDSKLTGPNYVDWYRSIKLLITAKGLVSVLDEDPPEEPLSVDDPAYIEIYQDFIVRDSKASLYIQGSTDKSLVESIKDIRTVGGKMAKLVELFNRQLTHANYDMVSQIHNTRMSQGTPVMDHVMKMINLFEKLETMGTTFDLLYKKNVILNSVLGSYAPFSDVIQNQ; this is encoded by the coding sequence ATGGCTGCTATAAATGCAAGTTTATTAGCCATTATTAGTGACTCAAAATTGACTGGACCCAACTATGTTGACTGGTACCGAAGCATTAAATTGCTCATAACTGCAAAAGGACTCGTTAGTGTTCTTGATGAGGATCCTCCAGAAGAACCCCTCTCGGTTGATGACCCTGCTTATATTGAGATTTATCAAGACTTTATTGTGAGGGATTCCAAAGCCTCATTATATATTCAGGGTTCCACTGATAAGTCATTGGTGGAGTCTATTAAAGACATTAGGACGGTTGGGGGTAAGATGGCCAAGCTTGTTGAGTTGTTTAATCGACAGCTCACTCATGCCAATTACGATATGGTGAGCCAGATCCACAACACACGGATGTCCCAAGGGACCCCAGTAATGGATCAcgtcatgaaaatgataaatCTATTTGAGAAACTGGAGACCATGGGGACAACATTTGATCTTCTTTACAAGAAGAATGTGATTTTGAATTCTGTGCTAGGGTCATATGCTCCTTTTTCGGATGTCATACAAAATCAGTGA